The proteins below are encoded in one region of Deltaproteobacteria bacterium:
- a CDS encoding 1-acyl-sn-glycerol-3-phosphate acyltransferase has translation MQLGRRDRLGLAVQRAVGRLLSPVWVPATVALMRFGMRWRIEGLAAARREYRSLWDARDGPLLVCANHLTMIDSALIAWALGSPGWFLAHYRALPWNVPERRNFGGSLASRLLVYLMKCVPVTRGGDRAEVAGALGRLVHLLGRGDAVLVFPEGGRSRSGRVDVENATYGVGRMIGELPRCRVLCVYLRGEHQDGFSDLPARGERFHVRLGAVRPMSDQKGMRRARDLAQQVMRTLAQLEQRHFDDRQ, from the coding sequence GGCGCCTGCTGTCGCCGGTGTGGGTCCCGGCGACGGTCGCGCTGATGCGCTTCGGGATGCGCTGGCGCATCGAGGGCCTGGCGGCGGCGCGTCGGGAGTACCGGAGTCTCTGGGACGCTCGCGACGGACCGCTGCTCGTGTGTGCGAACCATCTCACCATGATCGACTCGGCACTCATCGCCTGGGCGCTCGGCTCGCCCGGGTGGTTTCTCGCCCACTACCGGGCGCTGCCGTGGAACGTGCCGGAGCGACGGAACTTCGGCGGGTCGCTCGCGTCGCGGCTCCTCGTCTACCTGATGAAATGTGTGCCGGTGACGCGCGGCGGGGACCGCGCCGAGGTGGCCGGCGCGCTCGGCCGCCTCGTTCACCTGCTGGGCCGCGGAGACGCGGTGCTCGTTTTTCCCGAGGGCGGCCGGAGCCGCAGCGGCCGGGTGGACGTCGAGAACGCCACCTACGGGGTGGGGCGGATGATCGGTGAGCTGCCGCGGTGCCGGGTCCTCTGCGTGTATCTCCGTGGGGAGCACCAGGACGGGTTCAGCGACCTGCCGGCGCGGGGCGAGCGCTTCCACGTGCGGCTCGGGGCGGTTCGGCCGATGTCGGACCAGAAGGGGATGCGCCGCGCCCGCGACCTGGCGCAGCAGGTCATGCGCACGCTCGCGCAGCTCGAGCAGAGGCATTTCGATGATCGGCAATGA
- a CDS encoding 4-phosphopantetheinyl transferase family protein, whose amino-acid sequence MIGNDVVDLGDPECRAEGRHPRFDGRVFDEAERALIETSGQPERIRWLLWAAKESAYKAARKEDPRTVFTPSRFHAERHADERLTVSLGDRRFLVDVGVGVEHLHAVARGADDPPATTHGAVARLPEQATGSEAVRQLAIATLSRLLGIAPEELAIRREGRIPALWLRGRPSPVDLSLSHHGRFVAFACRFP is encoded by the coding sequence ATGATCGGCAATGACGTCGTCGACCTCGGCGATCCGGAATGCCGCGCCGAGGGTCGTCACCCGCGCTTCGACGGCCGTGTCTTCGACGAAGCAGAACGCGCGCTGATCGAGACGAGCGGGCAGCCGGAGCGCATCCGCTGGCTCCTGTGGGCCGCGAAGGAGAGCGCCTACAAGGCCGCGCGGAAGGAGGATCCGCGGACGGTCTTCACGCCGTCGCGCTTCCACGCCGAACGGCACGCCGACGAGCGGCTGACCGTGAGCCTCGGCGACCGCCGGTTTCTCGTCGACGTCGGCGTGGGTGTGGAGCACCTCCACGCGGTGGCGCGCGGGGCGGACGATCCGCCGGCCACCACGCACGGCGCCGTCGCGAGGCTTCCGGAGCAGGCGACGGGGAGCGAGGCGGTCCGCCAGCTCGCCATCGCGACGCTCTCGCGCCTTCTGGGCATCGCCCCCGAGGAGCTCGCCATCCGTCGCGAGGGGCGCATCCCTGCGCTCTGGCTCCGCGGTCGCCCGAGCCCCGTCGACCTGTCCCTGTCGCATCACGGGCGGTTCGTGGCCTTCGCCTGCAGGTTCCCGTGA